A genome region from Coprococcus phoceensis includes the following:
- a CDS encoding ATP-dependent DNA helicase gives MFPTIDVVWQPGSRGQIRYQRKEETIRNQKRAHQEVEKIFRVLFPEQGLAVREEQIRLCHEMLDTLLGEQIALCDAGVGIGKTYAYLVACVLLRKYSMLTGRGNPLEQRPVVVSTSSIALQKAILTEYIPFLSRVLLEQGIIQSPLRAVVRKGKEHFVCDNRLEQRIEAIRHKQKNAVQKAALLSLRKHYDMDSVKNLSGFDRRLVCVPKFCPRECPGRQMCRYQRYLEESRKQDVFIQICNHNYLLADAYHRAEGYKPLLSDYRTLIVDEAHKLPEAARQMFGKNLCMDDIREIAYYLEREHQKEEAKILRTVMHDALHVVGAEHRIGKGIRETFRNTTNSVVSLWEGVEMLEFLLEKLERSVPKWIWNRLEEAKDVLECFCSSDEKYVRYLHLDTEQLPVLCAASREIPGLLRKMLWNWEEGMSAILTSGTLKAGTGFLRTRQITGLEGRAGVQEYVAESPFSYEKNCLLYLPKTLDHCRRGSREEAVMVANHIHSLICSTYGHTLVLFTSYTLMGSVYQILRDSLPFPMVEVWRHSQEEILRFKTMENGVLFAAGSCWEGVDFPGDMVSSLIIVKLPFAVPDPISEAEKETYDSLETYIQSIIVPDMQKKLRQGFGRAIRTETDTCVVSILDIRAVKGGKYHEDVMCALPSCRIAEELKEVQDFIRSRKGVEYYL, from the coding sequence ATGTTCCCTACCATAGATGTGGTGTGGCAGCCGGGGAGTCGAGGACAAATACGGTACCAAAGAAAAGAAGAAACGATAAGAAATCAAAAAAGAGCGCATCAGGAAGTGGAGAAGATCTTCCGGGTGCTATTTCCGGAACAGGGACTGGCAGTCAGGGAAGAGCAGATCCGTCTATGCCATGAAATGCTGGATACTCTGCTGGGAGAACAGATTGCCTTGTGTGATGCAGGGGTAGGAATTGGGAAGACCTATGCCTATCTGGTAGCCTGTGTATTATTGCGGAAGTATTCCATGCTGACAGGGCGAGGAAATCCATTGGAACAGCGCCCGGTGGTGGTGTCCACCTCCAGCATTGCATTGCAGAAAGCCATTTTAACAGAATATATTCCCTTTTTGTCCAGGGTGCTGCTGGAGCAAGGAATCATTCAGTCCCCGCTTCGGGCAGTGGTGCGAAAAGGGAAAGAACACTTTGTCTGTGACAATAGGCTGGAACAACGAATCGAAGCAATCCGCCATAAACAGAAGAATGCTGTTCAAAAAGCAGCATTACTGTCCTTGCGAAAGCATTACGATATGGATAGCGTAAAGAATCTGAGCGGGTTTGACAGAAGGCTGGTCTGTGTGCCGAAATTCTGTCCAAGAGAATGTCCGGGCAGGCAGATGTGCCGCTATCAGAGATATCTGGAAGAATCCAGGAAACAGGATGTGTTCATTCAAATCTGTAATCATAATTATTTACTGGCAGATGCATATCACAGAGCAGAAGGATACAAGCCTTTATTGTCTGATTATCGGACGTTGATTGTAGATGAAGCTCATAAGTTACCGGAAGCGGCAAGGCAGATGTTTGGAAAAAACCTGTGTATGGATGATATCCGGGAAATAGCATATTATCTGGAACGGGAGCATCAGAAAGAAGAGGCAAAAATCCTGCGGACAGTCATGCATGACGCATTGCATGTTGTTGGTGCAGAACACCGAATTGGAAAAGGAATCCGGGAAACGTTCCGTAATACAACAAATAGTGTGGTTTCTCTGTGGGAAGGCGTAGAGATGCTGGAATTTCTTTTAGAAAAGCTGGAGCGAAGTGTTCCAAAGTGGATATGGAACCGGCTGGAAGAAGCAAAGGATGTGCTGGAGTGTTTTTGTAGCAGCGATGAGAAATATGTTCGTTATCTGCATTTGGATACAGAGCAGCTTCCCGTTTTGTGTGCAGCTAGCCGGGAAATCCCAGGACTGCTCCGGAAGATGTTATGGAACTGGGAAGAAGGAATGTCCGCCATCTTGACCAGTGGGACACTAAAGGCAGGAACAGGCTTTTTACGCACCAGGCAGATCACCGGGCTGGAGGGAAGGGCAGGAGTGCAGGAATATGTGGCAGAGTCCCCTTTTTCCTACGAAAAGAATTGTCTGCTATACCTGCCAAAGACGTTGGATCATTGCAGGAGAGGAAGCCGGGAAGAGGCGGTGATGGTGGCAAACCATATCCATTCTCTGATCTGTTCCACTTATGGGCATACGCTGGTACTGTTTACTTCTTATACACTGATGGGAAGTGTGTATCAGATTTTAAGAGATAGCCTGCCATTTCCCATGGTGGAAGTATGGAGACACTCCCAGGAAGAAATCCTGCGCTTTAAGACCATGGAGAATGGGGTACTGTTTGCAGCAGGCTCTTGTTGGGAAGGAGTAGACTTTCCGGGAGATATGGTGTCTTCCCTTATCATTGTGAAACTGCCCTTTGCAGTGCCGGATCCCATCAGTGAAGCAGAGAAGGAAACCTATGATTCCCTGGAAACCTATATTCAGTCCATCATTGTGCCGGATATGCAGAAGAAACTGCGCCAGGGATTTGGGAGAGCCATTCGTACAGAAACTGATACTTGTGTGGTGTCTATTTTAGATATTCGGGCGGTAAAAGGCGGCAAGTATCACGAAGATGTGATGTGTGCGCTTCCGTCCTGCCGGATAGCAGAAGAGTTGAAAGAGGTACAGGATTTCATCCGCAGCCGGAAAGGTGTAGAGTATTATTTGTAA